The DNA region AATAGCGTCCGCATACTGGGAGGAGATGAAGCCCTTGGTCATGGTTTCTGCGATACCCAGGATGAAGCCCCCCAGCATGGCCCCGGGCACCGAGCCTATGCCCCCCAGGACCGCCGCCACAAAGGCCTTGAGCCCCGGCATGGTCCCCATGGTGGGGGAAACCTGGGGGTAGGCGCAGGCAAAGAGTATGCCCCCGGCGGCGGCCAGCACCGACCCCAGGGCAAAGGTGAAAGAAATGGTGCCGTTCACCGGAATCCCCATGAGGCTGGAAGCCTGGAGGTCAAAGGAAACCGCCTGCATGGCCTTCCCCCGCCGAGTATAGTTGACAATATAGTTAAGCCCCAACATCAGGGCTGCGGAAGACAAAATCACGATAATCTGGATATTGGAAATCGAAATAATCCCCAAGGAAATATTCACCACCGGCGGCTGGGGAAACTGCCGGGGGTTGGGCCCGATAAAGGGCAACACCCGGGCGCCGTTCTGTAAAATAAGGGAAACCGCGATGGCGGTTATCAGGGAGTTGAGCCTGGGCGCCCCCCTCAGGGGGCGGTAGGCAAAGCGTTCAATAAAGACCCCCAGGCATCCGCAGAGGGTCATGGCGAACAGAAAAGCTGCGGCCAGGGTCAGGGGGCTTACGCCGAATTTGCTCAGCACAAAGTAGCCCGCATAGGCCCCCACCATGAGAATATCCCCATGGGCAAAGTTGATGAGCAGCACTATGCCGTAGACCATGGTGTACCCCAGGGCTATCAAAGCATAGATACTGCCCAGGGATACACCGTTAAGAAGCTGTTGTAAAAAAATTACGCCCGTTTCCACAACAATCCTGAAAAGCCGGTTTAGGGATTTACCGTGGTCTTATAGGCCGTGGTAAGTTTGCCGTCACTGCCTTTGACCAGTTCCAGCACCACCGCAGATTTAATGGGGTTGCGCTTGGCATCAAAGGTGATATTCCCGGTAACATAACTGCTGTTAGTCTTTGCCAGGGCGTCCCGGACCGGAGTTGCATCTGCGGAGCCGGCGCTGATGATGGCGTCCCGGATCAGGTATGCAGAATCATAGCCCAGGGCCGCAAAGGCATTGGGCAGACTGTTGTACTTCGCCTGGAAGGCTTTGACAAAGTTCACCACCTTAGGCGCAGTGGAATCCGCAGTAAAGTTATTGGTAAAGAAGCCGTTCAGCACCTCGTCCCCGGCGTTTTCCTGAAGCCCGTCCCAGCCGTCGGCGCCAATAATGGGGGTGTTGATCCCCTGGGCCCGGAGCTGCTTGGCAATTAGGGCCACGGTGTTGTAGTAATCCGGAAGGTAGACCACATCGGGGTTGGCTGCCTTGATCCGGGTCAGCTGGGCGTTAAAGTCCACATCCCCGGCATTGTACACTTCGCTGGCTACCACAGAGCCGCCGTTAGCGGCAAAGGACTTGGCAAAATTTTCCTGGAGCCCCACGGAATAGTCATTGCCGTTATCATAGAGCACCGCCGCCCGTTTTGCCTTGATTTCATTAGCCGCGAAAAGGCCACCCACGGTC from Treponema primitia ZAS-2 includes:
- a CDS encoding branched-chain amino acid ABC transporter permease; this encodes METGVIFLQQLLNGVSLGSIYALIALGYTMVYGIVLLINFAHGDILMVGAYAGYFVLSKFGVSPLTLAAAFLFAMTLCGCLGVFIERFAYRPLRGAPRLNSLITAIAVSLILQNGARVLPFIGPNPRQFPQPPVVNISLGIISISNIQIIVILSSAALMLGLNYIVNYTRRGKAMQAVSFDLQASSLMGIPVNGTISFTFALGSVLAAAGGILFACAYPQVSPTMGTMPGLKAFVAAVLGGIGSVPGAMLGGFILGIAETMTKGFISSQYADAISFSILIVILLVKPSGILGKKARVKV
- a CDS encoding ABC transporter substrate-binding protein gives rise to the protein MKKLWALLLALCAASLAFAGGKADGGASGDIVIGGIFPLSGGVAVYGVEARKGIELAIAEINAAGGIGGKKVVLVSEDDEGDAVKSVNAFRKLTSRDKVQIVIGSLTSGCTIAISSLAQNQSVVLMAPAASNEAVTDAGNYVFRACFIDPFQGTVGGLFAANEIKAKRAAVLYDNGNDYSVGLQENFAKSFAANGGSVVASEVYNAGDVDFNAQLTRIKAANPDVVYLPDYYNTVALIAKQLRAQGINTPIIGADGWDGLQENAGDEVLNGFFTNNFTADSTAPKVVNFVKAFQAKYNSLPNAFAALGYDSAYLIRDAIISAGSADATPVRDALAKTNSSYVTGNITFDAKRNPIKSAVVLELVKGSDGKLTTAYKTTVNP